A window of Mucilaginibacter paludis DSM 18603 contains these coding sequences:
- a CDS encoding glycoside hydrolase family 35 protein, translating into MKKFFLIISFILSSGLAISQQKHVFSLGKSAFLLDGKPFQIISGELHPARIPKMYWRHRIQMAKAMGCNTIAAYIFWNYHEQQKGVFDFTTENRNIVDFIRMCQEEGMWVLLRPGPYVCAEWDFGGLPPYLLSIPDIKLRCMDPRYIAEVTRYVDVLSQQVKNLQCTSGGPIIMVQVENEYGSYANDREYIKTLRGLWVKNGINVPFYTADGPAAFMLEAGGVDGAAIGLDSGSGDADFELAAKQNPDVPSFSSESYPGWLTHWKEKWQKPGTDGILKDVTYLLEHQKSFNLYVINGGTNFGYNAGANAFTPTQFQPDVTSYDYDAPINERGEPTPKYYALRNLIAKYVKYKIPEVPKSIPITDVPAFDMKPVNTIWNVLPTAVQSAQPVPMESLGQYSGFIMYRTKLIGRKSGNLTITEPHDYALVLLNGKLVDTIYRDGGKWTIPLPKTDVKDPVLDILVENMGHINFAQYMVDRKGITDRVTLEGMTLTNWQIFRLPLDDQFITTLRTTTGTDFHDGVFFKGSFRLKTVADTYLDLSNFKKGVIWVNGHNLGRYWNVGPQFHLYCPANWLQKGENNVTIFDLHQQTGATIKGVKTLE; encoded by the coding sequence ATGAAAAAGTTTTTCCTGATCATTTCTTTCATCTTATCATCGGGATTGGCTATATCCCAACAAAAACATGTTTTTTCTTTAGGTAAAAGCGCTTTTTTGCTGGATGGGAAACCCTTTCAAATAATCAGCGGCGAACTGCACCCGGCCCGTATCCCCAAAATGTACTGGCGGCACCGCATTCAAATGGCCAAGGCTATGGGCTGCAATACCATTGCAGCATATATTTTCTGGAACTACCACGAACAGCAAAAGGGTGTATTTGATTTTACAACAGAAAACAGAAATATAGTCGATTTTATACGCATGTGCCAGGAAGAAGGCATGTGGGTGTTGCTAAGGCCGGGTCCATACGTATGTGCCGAATGGGATTTTGGCGGCCTGCCCCCTTACCTGTTAAGCATTCCGGATATTAAACTCAGGTGTATGGACCCGCGATATATAGCCGAGGTAACCAGGTATGTGGATGTGCTATCACAACAGGTTAAAAATTTACAATGCACCAGCGGCGGGCCTATAATAATGGTACAGGTTGAAAATGAGTACGGCAGTTATGCCAACGACCGGGAGTATATTAAAACCTTAAGAGGGCTTTGGGTAAAGAATGGTATTAACGTACCTTTTTACACCGCAGATGGCCCTGCTGCGTTTATGCTGGAAGCTGGTGGTGTTGACGGCGCCGCAATAGGGTTGGATAGCGGTTCGGGAGATGCTGATTTTGAACTTGCGGCCAAACAGAATCCCGATGTTCCGTCTTTCAGCAGTGAAAGCTATCCGGGATGGTTAACCCATTGGAAAGAGAAATGGCAAAAACCAGGAACCGACGGTATTTTAAAAGATGTTACTTACCTGCTTGAACATCAAAAATCGTTCAATTTATATGTTATAAATGGCGGTACCAATTTTGGCTATAATGCGGGTGCCAATGCTTTTACCCCAACGCAATTTCAGCCCGATGTTACCAGCTATGATTACGATGCTCCAATTAATGAACGGGGAGAGCCCACACCCAAATACTATGCCCTACGTAACCTGATAGCTAAATACGTAAAGTATAAAATCCCCGAAGTTCCTAAATCGATACCAATAACCGATGTTCCAGCTTTTGATATGAAGCCCGTTAATACCATCTGGAACGTACTGCCTACTGCTGTTCAATCGGCCCAACCGGTGCCCATGGAAAGCCTCGGACAATACAGCGGTTTTATTATGTACCGAACTAAGTTAATAGGCCGTAAAAGCGGCAACCTAACCATTACTGAACCACATGATTATGCCCTGGTATTATTAAACGGCAAATTAGTGGATACCATTTACCGCGACGGAGGCAAATGGACCATACCACTGCCTAAAACTGATGTTAAAGACCCGGTGCTGGATATCCTGGTTGAAAATATGGGACATATTAATTTTGCCCAGTACATGGTTGACAGGAAAGGGATTACCGATAGAGTTACCCTTGAGGGTATGACGCTCACCAACTGGCAAATATTCAGGCTGCCACTGGATGATCAGTTTATAACAACACTCCGAACTACAACTGGTACTGATTTTCATGATGGTGTTTTTTTCAAAGGCAGCTTCCGATTAAAAACGGTAGCCGACACCTATCTTGACCTGAGTAATTTTAAAAAGGGTGTGATTTGGGTTAATGGCCATAACCTGGGCCGTTACTGGAACGTGGGACCTCAATTCCATTTATATTGCCCGGCCAACTGGTTGCAAAAGGGAGAAAATAACGTCACCATTTTTGATTTGCATCAGCAAACAGGCGCAACCATCAAAGGAGTGAAAACCCTCGAGTAG
- a CDS encoding RagB/SusD family nutrient uptake outer membrane protein, with protein MKKIQYIILILAVITVSFTACKKNELDKQPLDASSAANFWKTETNAVQAVNNIYRYLGDFTDRIFLSCATDDSYSWSNWPDDIQYAGNGTGTASNGVFSHYWSNFYTMIGAANNVLDNINKVTGMTDDKRKRLIGESRFLRAYAYQQLIGMYGDVPLITHVQAISEFDVARTSKATVSKFIVAELDTIATYLPLTYATADQGRITRGAAMALKARTLLYNAQYTEAATAAKAVMDLSQYSIDGDYLSLFNGSNKTSPEIILAGQYLANTYTNATATWVGGPTLGGWSQVVPLQKLVDDYECTDGNTIDQSALYNPAKPFDNRDPRLKLTVVVPGTTVNGNVIDVTSPNSIDALGKNNASFTGYYYKKYIPTVISGNWDSNSYNDIVLIRYAEVLLTYAEAKIEAGSIDQSVYDAINKVRQRPGVNMPALTAATASTQVQLRAAVRRERHVEFPMEDNRLFDIRRWKIAETVMPGNAYGILNYFNTARADYGQHVLVEKRQFNVSRDYLWPIPQNEIDLNKQLVQNPGW; from the coding sequence ATGAAAAAAATTCAATATATAATTTTAATACTGGCTGTTATAACTGTGAGTTTTACGGCCTGTAAAAAAAACGAGCTTGATAAACAACCTTTAGATGCTTCTTCAGCGGCCAATTTTTGGAAAACAGAAACCAATGCCGTACAAGCCGTTAATAATATCTATCGCTATTTAGGCGATTTTACCGACAGGATATTCCTGTCATGCGCTACAGACGATAGTTACTCATGGAGCAACTGGCCAGATGATATCCAGTATGCAGGTAACGGAACCGGTACAGCCAGCAACGGGGTATTCAGCCACTACTGGTCAAACTTTTACACCATGATAGGTGCCGCCAACAACGTACTCGACAATATCAACAAGGTTACCGGCATGACCGATGACAAGCGTAAGCGCCTCATCGGCGAATCGCGCTTTTTAAGGGCCTATGCCTACCAGCAATTAATTGGCATGTACGGCGATGTGCCACTGATTACCCATGTGCAGGCAATTAGTGAATTTGATGTAGCAAGAACGTCAAAAGCCACAGTATCTAAATTTATCGTAGCCGAACTGGATACCATAGCCACATACCTCCCCTTAACCTATGCCACTGCCGACCAGGGAAGGATAACCCGCGGGGCCGCTATGGCTTTAAAAGCCAGGACTTTGCTTTACAATGCACAATATACCGAAGCCGCCACTGCGGCAAAAGCGGTGATGGATTTAAGCCAATACAGTATAGATGGCGATTACCTGAGCTTATTTAATGGGAGCAATAAAACCAGCCCCGAAATTATTTTGGCCGGCCAGTACCTGGCTAACACTTACACTAACGCAACAGCCACCTGGGTTGGCGGCCCCACGCTTGGCGGCTGGTCGCAAGTGGTGCCATTGCAAAAACTGGTTGACGATTATGAATGTACCGATGGGAATACCATTGATCAATCGGCCTTGTATAATCCGGCCAAGCCTTTTGACAACCGCGACCCCAGGCTTAAGTTAACGGTTGTGGTGCCGGGAACGACTGTCAACGGCAACGTGATTGATGTGACAAGCCCAAATTCGATTGATGCTTTAGGTAAAAATAACGCCTCGTTTACCGGCTACTATTATAAAAAGTATATCCCGACTGTGATTTCAGGAAATTGGGATTCCAACTCCTATAATGATATCGTACTGATCAGGTATGCAGAAGTACTGCTTACTTATGCTGAGGCTAAAATTGAAGCCGGTAGCATTGATCAGTCTGTTTATGATGCCATTAACAAAGTTAGACAAAGGCCCGGAGTTAATATGCCCGCACTTACCGCCGCAACAGCATCAACGCAGGTACAATTACGTGCCGCTGTAAGGAGAGAAAGGCATGTGGAGTTCCCGATGGAAGACAACCGGTTGTTTGATATCCGCAGATGGAAGATTGCCGAAACGGTGATGCCCGGTAACGCCTATGGCATTCTTAACTATTTCAATACAGCAAGGGCAGATTACGGCCAACACGTTCTGGTTGAAAAACGCCAGTTCAATGTAAGCCGCGATTACTTATGGCCAATTCCGCAAAACGAGATTGATCTGAATAAACAGCTCGTGCAAAACCCGGGTTGGTAA
- a CDS encoding NAD-dependent epimerase/dehydratase family protein, whose translation MENQQLSLVNGANGHLGNNLVRLLISKGLRVRASVRSIGNKKPFEGLDCEVVQSDIADKQSLVRALQGVDTFYAVGAVFKLWAKDPQKEIYDVNIRGTRSMIEAAAEAGVKRIVYVSSIAALNYTTIPAKESYGYNPDRRDMYYNSKNDGEQLAFKLAKEFNIELVAVLPSAMIGGEAFAPLNVSYNILRLILQKQIPVETDIALNWVDVKDVAEGCYLAATKGMSGERYILANETCTSIKDTTKIAQQLFPELKIKLPLAVPKPVLFVMAWFMELASKINGKAPLLSVKDIAMFSGLQQDFDLTKSRKELGFNPTNTDEVLKESMHYLIKHQLVQLKIF comes from the coding sequence ATGGAAAATCAACAACTATCATTGGTTAACGGTGCAAACGGGCACCTCGGCAACAATTTAGTGCGGTTGCTTATCAGCAAAGGCCTTCGGGTACGTGCCTCGGTAAGGAGCATTGGTAATAAAAAACCTTTTGAAGGCCTGGATTGTGAGGTGGTTCAATCAGACATTGCCGATAAGCAATCCTTAGTAAGGGCGCTGCAGGGTGTAGATACCTTTTATGCCGTAGGGGCAGTGTTTAAGCTTTGGGCCAAAGATCCCCAGAAAGAGATTTATGACGTAAACATCAGGGGTACCCGGAGCATGATAGAAGCAGCCGCAGAGGCCGGCGTTAAAAGGATTGTATATGTGAGTTCAATAGCCGCCTTAAATTATACTACCATCCCGGCAAAGGAAAGTTATGGTTATAATCCGGATCGGAGGGATATGTATTACAACTCAAAAAATGACGGCGAACAACTGGCTTTTAAACTTGCAAAGGAATTTAACATAGAGCTGGTAGCTGTATTGCCATCGGCTATGATAGGGGGAGAAGCTTTTGCGCCATTAAACGTATCGTACAATATTCTCAGGTTAATTCTGCAAAAACAAATCCCGGTAGAAACTGATATAGCGCTTAATTGGGTAGATGTAAAGGATGTTGCCGAAGGTTGTTATTTAGCAGCAACAAAGGGGATGAGCGGAGAGCGGTATATCCTGGCAAATGAAACATGTACATCTATTAAAGATACTACTAAAATTGCGCAGCAGCTTTTTCCTGAGTTGAAAATCAAATTACCGTTAGCGGTGCCAAAGCCTGTTTTGTTTGTTATGGCCTGGTTTATGGAATTAGCAAGTAAAATAAATGGGAAAGCACCATTGTTGAGCGTTAAAGACATTGCCATGTTCTCAGGATTGCAACAAGATTTCGACTTAACAAAATCGAGAAAAGAATTAGGTTTTAATCCCACAAATACCGACGAGGTTTTAAAAGAGTCAATGCATTATTTGATCAAGCATCAATTAGTTCAGTTAAAGATCTTTTAA
- a CDS encoding Crp/Fnr family transcriptional regulator has translation MYEHLLNIISQKGELTEADHNLCTACFESVLLPKNRIVEQAGYIPRYLYFVVKGFMRIFHYNDGGDEVTTHINCPPGFLTSYFHFINQTKADEYVECITECKLLRITKPNLDRLTNESQAFKNFSIEVFQQSIAYNENRSKELATLTAERRYKKMIENYPAIIQHVPVQYIASFLGMKPESLSRIRKRMHS, from the coding sequence ATGTACGAGCACTTGCTAAATATCATATCTCAAAAGGGGGAGCTAACCGAAGCTGATCATAATTTATGTACGGCATGTTTTGAGTCGGTGTTGTTGCCTAAAAACAGAATTGTTGAACAAGCCGGATATATACCCCGGTACTTATATTTTGTTGTAAAAGGCTTTATGCGTATTTTTCATTACAATGATGGTGGCGACGAAGTAACAACTCATATTAATTGTCCACCGGGCTTTTTAACTTCTTACTTTCATTTTATCAATCAAACTAAAGCTGATGAGTATGTGGAATGCATTACCGAATGCAAATTGCTTAGGATCACTAAACCTAATTTAGACCGGTTAACCAATGAAAGCCAGGCGTTTAAAAATTTTAGTATTGAAGTATTTCAGCAGTCTATAGCTTATAACGAAAACCGTTCAAAAGAGCTGGCTACCTTAACGGCAGAACGGCGGTATAAAAAAATGATCGAAAACTATCCGGCTATTATCCAGCATGTGCCGGTGCAGTACATCGCATCCTTTTTGGGCATGAAGCCTGAAAGTTTGAGCCGTATACGCAAACGGATGCATTCCTAA
- a CDS encoding RNA polymerase sigma factor encodes MKQYPDAQLLLELQSSNHGAFQEIYERYADKLISLALRKTQNEDEAMDMVQELFLSIWKNRYTIQVNGALEAYLVVSVNYMAYKWFKKQSKQPQPLNDWMELPDITEDTTAQKLSFAELSLLINREIDDMPEKMRQVYLCSREHDMNGQQIAAELGLSHQTVRNQISSALGRLKKVVHYYYNVVPPDNVSEFLLLLIFLRLL; translated from the coding sequence GTGAAACAATACCCGGATGCTCAACTTTTACTGGAACTTCAAAGCAGTAACCACGGGGCATTTCAGGAAATTTATGAGCGTTATGCCGATAAACTCATATCGTTGGCGCTAAGAAAAACGCAAAACGAAGATGAGGCCATGGATATGGTACAGGAGCTCTTCCTGTCAATATGGAAAAATCGTTACACTATACAAGTAAATGGGGCGCTGGAGGCTTACCTGGTTGTGTCTGTAAACTATATGGCTTATAAATGGTTTAAAAAACAAAGTAAACAGCCACAGCCATTAAATGATTGGATGGAGTTACCCGATATAACCGAGGATACTACCGCCCAAAAACTATCCTTTGCCGAACTAAGCCTTTTAATAAACCGCGAAATTGACGATATGCCCGAAAAAATGAGGCAGGTTTATCTGTGCAGCCGCGAACACGATATGAACGGACAGCAAATAGCTGCCGAATTGGGCCTATCGCACCAAACGGTGCGCAACCAGATTAGCAGTGCGCTTGGCCGGCTAAAAAAAGTAGTTCATTACTATTATAACGTCGTCCCGCCCGATAACGTTAGCGAATTTTTGCTGCTGCTGATTTTTTTACGTTTGTTATAG
- a CDS encoding FecR family protein, which yields MKEKEIKKLLDKFNEDKCTGEELADLQALMQELSHPQDTAQPVGHLKQALWQKIQKQTINQPRIARLNTSWLKIAALFLITLFAGIWGYRMFADSKTADVIACQIITAPKGQIKQILLPDSTFVQLNAGSTISFPIKFSAATREVTLLNGEAFFEVKHDAAKPFRVHTGELTTQVLGTSFNIKFYRELPTIQMFVNSGKVEVHNRQHTLGMYTPQQQVTYNKQNQSFSRQTITGSHALSWMHDELILDNVEFKEVAVYLQNRYNVNFKYPGKNLNRQHYSVRFSNKLTISQVLDILQFIDGHKYRLNGDMITIK from the coding sequence GTGAAAGAAAAGGAAATAAAAAAACTGCTTGATAAATTTAACGAAGACAAATGCACCGGCGAAGAATTAGCTGATTTGCAAGCGCTGATGCAGGAGTTAAGCCATCCGCAGGATACCGCGCAACCCGTGGGGCATTTAAAGCAGGCGCTTTGGCAAAAAATACAAAAGCAAACCATTAACCAGCCCCGCATAGCAAGGTTAAACACCAGCTGGCTAAAAATAGCTGCCCTATTTTTGATCACCCTTTTTGCAGGCATTTGGGGTTACCGGATGTTTGCAGACTCTAAAACTGCCGATGTAATAGCCTGCCAGATTATTACTGCACCCAAAGGGCAGATAAAACAGATACTGCTGCCCGATAGCACCTTTGTACAATTAAACGCGGGCAGTACCATAAGTTTCCCTATTAAATTTAGCGCCGCCACAAGGGAAGTAACCCTGCTAAACGGAGAGGCTTTTTTTGAAGTAAAGCACGATGCTGCAAAACCTTTTCGGGTGCATACAGGTGAGCTTACTACGCAGGTGTTAGGCACATCATTCAATATTAAGTTTTACCGCGAGCTGCCAACCATACAGATGTTTGTAAACAGCGGCAAAGTTGAAGTGCATAACAGGCAGCATACCTTGGGTATGTACACACCGCAACAGCAGGTAACTTACAATAAGCAAAATCAAAGTTTTTCAAGGCAAACCATCACAGGCAGCCATGCGCTAAGCTGGATGCATGACGAGCTTATTTTGGATAATGTTGAATTTAAGGAGGTGGCCGTTTACCTGCAAAACAGGTATAACGTCAACTTTAAATATCCGGGCAAAAATTTAAACAGACAGCACTACTCGGTTAGGTTTTCAAATAAGTTAACCATTAGCCAGGTGCTTGATATTCTACAATTTATTGATGGCCATAAATACCGGCTTAACGGAGATATGATAACTATTAAATAG